The genome window CTGCGCTGGGGCGGTGTAGCCGCGGTCCACTTGAGTGGGAGCGGGAGTTTGGCAACCAGTGAACGCGAAAGTGGCAAAGCCAAGAATTAAGGTAAGGGTGGATAGAAGGCGATTCATGCCTACGTTCTAACGCATTGTGATAACATGTAAAGCACTAGAGCGCGGGGAGTGTCGTAGAAGCGGCATCTTGCCGCTTAGGTTTAGAGTATCAATACGGCAAATCCACCAATCAGCCCAACGACGCCGCCGAAAATGATGTGACCGACGAGATGGAGTAGGCCTTGTTCGAGGGTGGCTTTGCGGTATTCTTCGATGGGGTGCCGCTCGCTGGCGTAAAACATGAGCATGTAGCTCATGATCAGGCCATGAAAAAATCCGAACCCGAGTCCTAGGAATATAGAATAGGGTAATGCGAGCGCATGCATGGCATTCATGATGAGAAAATAGATGATGCCAAATAGCACACCGGAGGCACTATGTATGGCGGTGCCGAGGCTGATTGCATTTTCGGTGCTGCCAGTGAAATAGCTGCCGAGCGCTCGCACCATGTCGACGCGTTGACTGTAGGCGGTGCTGACGGCGCGCATGAAGCAGTTCATCGCGAATGCACCCACTAATCCGCTTAAGGCTCCTAATACAATGACAGCTAATAGACTCATAATTTTTCCTTAAGTATTACTTTAGCACAGCTTATAGGTTTTTAAAGAGACGCGGTCACTTTCTGGGGTGATTGGCCGCACTCGCGACGTGTCAGCGTAGCTTTTGCGAACTCGCGAATGCGGTTTCGGTTTGTGCAGTGTGTGCGGGCCGAGGCTCTGCGGTCGAAATGAGTTCCTCATTCCGCTACGCCCGGATTTTGTAGCGGATCGGCGAATGCCGTTTCGATCAGTGCAGTGTGCGCGTGCTGAGGCTCTGTGGCCGAAATGAGTTCCTCATTCCGCTACACTCGGATTTGTAGCGGAACCCGCGAATGCCGTTTCGATCAGTGCAGTGTGCGCGTGCTGAGGCTCAGCAGTCGAAATGAGTTCCTCATTCCGCTACACCCGGATTTTGTAGCGGATCCGCGAATGCGGTTTCGATCAGTGCAGTGTGCGCGTGCTGAGGCTCAGCAGTCGAAATGAGTTCCTCATTCCGCTACACCCGGATTTTGTAGCGGATCCGCGAATGCGGTTTCGATCAGTGCAGTGTGCGCGTGCTGAGGCTCAGCAGTCGAAATGGCGTTCAGTCTTCGCTAAAGCTACGCCATGACACGTCGCCAGTCCGTTACGGTGCACTTTCTGCCTAAAACAATTCGCCTTGGGGCGCGTCTTTTACTTTTTCCACCTCGGGCTCATCGTCGTCGTGCAGATGTCTCGGTGCTTTGCCTACATTCTGCGAGAGCGATTCCTCGCATTCATCCACGATGTTGTTGCAGATCTGACGCACGTGCATGCGTAGCCATTTCGCAGTGGTGCTGTTCTCAGTGTAGTCGGCGGGGCCGTAGGCGTGAATGCGGCCGGCGTGGAGGAGCGCGTCGTTCTGCGCAAATTCGGCTTCGCTGTCGGGGTTGAAGACTGCATAGGCTTTGCCGCCGTTGCTCTTAACCACTGAAAATACGGGCACATCGCTCGGGCCGTCGGCTGTGTAGATCATCCGGTCGATGGGGATACGGCGGTCGACGCGCGACATCGAGGCGTTCACGTCAATCTGCGGGTTCTTGTTGCTGCCTTTGTTGATCTCGAAGATGAAGCGCGTCTTGATGGTGTTGTCGACAATCGCGCCGATTTGGCTGATCTCGAACTCCATGTGTAGCGGCAGTTCGTTTTGATTGGAAAAATTCGGTGGTAGGGGGGCTTCGATAAATTCGCAGCCGAAGATGCCGTCCACATGTGGCGCGATGCTGCTGCCGCGGATCATTTCAGCGATGCCGGTGCTGATGATATAGTGCTCCAGCGTGATGTTGTGCTTGCGGTATTCAGGGCGTGATTGGACGACCTCCTTGAGCTGATCGAAAAGATCGGGGAGGCCTGGGTAGAAAACTAACTCTTTGCCCAGTTCCCGTAGGCGTTGATTGGTCAGCCCCTTGAGGCAGCCGTTTTTTACAAAACTGAGCAGGTGGTTGAGATAAATCGTGTCGTGAGAGACACGGGATCCGCGCTGAGCGTAGATTTCTGGTAGCTGGTTGACCTCTTTCCAGAAGGCGTCTTCGTCAATTCCATAGGCTTCGAAGATGGGTGCTTGCATGTAGCCAGGGATCAGGGTCTTGTCGAAGTCCCAGATGCAGGCGACACTATTTTGGCGGTGGAGATTTTTTTTCGTCATTGCAGGCAGGTCTCGACTGTTGTCAGCTACTCGCTTTTCTGCAACGCATTAAAGAAATCATCCACTGGTTATATGCATAAAATTCCTGATATCGCACCGTTCCGCGCCAAGCTTGCTAACTTGGACGCTCAAATCGCTGAGCCTAATTTCTATTCTGATCAACGCCGCGCTGCTGAAGTCGGCCGCGAGCATCAGCGCGTCACCAGTCTGATCGAGAAATTTGAGGCTTTTAATGCAGCCAATAAAGCGATCGCTGAAAATGAGGCGATGATCGCAGATAAAGAGACCGATGAGGAGATCCGCGAAATGGCGGAAGAAGAGCTCGTCGAGCTTCGTGGTCAGATCGAGACCTTGGAAAACGAAGTGCTGCGTGCGATGATCCCACCTGATCCGACTGATAGTCGTAACTCCGTGATGGAAATCCGCGGTGGTGCCGGCGGTGATGAAGCCAATATTTTTGCGGGCGATCTCTTCCGCATGTATAGTCGTTACGCAGAGCGTCGCGGCTGGAAGGTCGAAGTAATGAGCACGAGCTTGGCCGATACCGGCGGCTACCGTGAAATCATCTTCAATATGACGGGGGAAGATGCTTACAAATATTTGAAGTTCGAGAGCGGTGTGCACCGTGTCCAGCGCGTGCCAGTCACCGAAACGCAAGGCCGTATCCACACCTCGACTGCTACGGTGGCTGTGCTACCGGAAGCGGAAGAAGTGGATATCGAGATTCGTCCACAGGATTTGGATATTGCGACCATGCGTGCGTCTGGTGCAGGTGGTCAGCACGTCAACACGACTGACTCCGCTGTGATGATGACCCACATACCAACGGGGGTGACCGTGTATTGCGCAGACGAACGCTCGCAGATCAAGAATCGTGCCAAAGCTTTGACGGTGATGCGCTCTCGTTTGCTCAAAGCAAAAGAGGATGAGGAACATGCGAAATACGCTGCCGAGCGTAAGGGGCAGATTGGCACTGGCGACCGTTCGGAGCGTATCCGCACCTATAACTATCCGCAAGGTCGTCTCACGGATCATCGTATCGGACTGAGTCTTTCCTTGCCGTCAGTGATTGATGGCGATCTTGGCGATGTGATCGATGGTCTGCAAAATTATGACTACGACGCCCGTATTCAGAATTTGTTGAAGTCACAGGAGGTGTAAGAGGGCTGAGAGCTGAGACTTGAGGGCTGAGAGCTGAGACTTGAGAGTTGAGAGTTGAGAGCTGAGAGTAGAGACCTGAAAATAAATAGAACGCACGGATGTCATTATTAACCATACGCGAAATCAAGGAGCGCACGGAGGCTTTCTTTAAGTCCAAGGGTGTGCCGAATGCGCGATTGGATACAGATACACTGATAGCGCATTCGCTCGGGATGAAACGGCTGGAGTTGTATCTCGATCTCGACCGACCGCTGACGGAAGCACAGCTCGTTGAGCTGCGCCCGCTAGTCAAGCGCCGAGCTGATCGCGAGCCGCTGCAATACATTGTCGGCACGGTCGATTTTTGTGACATGGAGCTGAAGGTGGACCCGCGGGCGTTGATTCCACGCTACGAGACCGAGGAATTGGTGGAGCTCGTGTGCGAGGCATTAACTGAAACGCCTAACGCAATTTTAGATTTAGGAACTGGAAGTGGCGCGTTAGCTTTAGCGTTCGCCAATAAGTATCCTGAGGCGGCAGTGGATGCCGTTGATTTCAGTGCTGAAGCGCTTTCGCTCGCAAAGGAGAACGTCGTTGCACAAGGACTGGATGCCCGCGTTACGCTACACGAGGGCAGCTGGTTGTGTCCTTTGGGACTAGGTGAGGAGCGTTACGACCTGATCGTCTCGAACCCCCCGTATTTGACAGAGGAAGAAATGACGACTGCCGAGCCGGAAGTCGTCGCGCACGAGCCACATGGTGCACTCGTTTCCGGAGCCGATGGCTTGGATGACCTGCGCCTGATTTTTAAAGACGCCGCTGCGCATTTGAAGCCCGGCGGTTTGCTCGCCTTAGAGACGGGCATTGCGCAAACCGAAACCTTGAACGCACTCTGCGAGGCAGCAGGCCTGAAGGGGGAGAGCCTCGAAGACCTGTCCGGGCGTCCGCGGTTTTATTTCGCGAGGAAGGGCTAGCGTTGCAAAAGCGGTAGTGCGGTGAAAATTCCGACCGCGCCTGAACACTTGTAACGAGTTCAGGCAATAATACCAACATGCGACTAAAACTGGTAAAAAGGTTTAACCGCAGAGATCGCTGAGTGCGCCGAGGAGATGGGGAGGGCTGCGTGAAATGCTCTGCGTCAGCTCTCGGCGTGCTCTGCGATCTCTGCGGTTAACAAATACAGCTGAAAAGTATTCACAGTGGTCTTCCCTTCGATGGCTAGATACTACCAGTTTTAGTCGCATGTTGGTATTAGACCACACCTCACTCAGCCTGGGTTGCCAGTCCTCCACGATGTGGCGATTGTATGGTTTATTGCCGTTTGCGTAATATGGGAATTGTTCTGCCAAATGTGCGTTGTTGATGGTTCGTCTCAGAGCCTCCAATGAGCATCGCCTTTGACTTTGTGCAGTTGGAGAAGTTGCAAGCATCCACTGGAAATGTCGAAGAACCGTATTCTAACGACGCTTTTAAGGATCAACTGCAGGGCCCGACGCAGTGCTTAGAATTGAAACCACTCGCTTCCGGCTTCTTTGCACTACGCCGTGACGAGTCGCTAGAGGACATTGAGATCACAGAGGCGCTGTTGTCTTGGCGGTAGCGGTTCCGAATCGCCCGACCTGACCAATAAAAAACCCCGGCGAACCGGGGTTTTGAAAAGAGATGACTAAAAGCTTTATTTACCTTTAACCCTCTGGGCTGATTAACTCCACGTCTTCTGCATCCGGATCTGTATCAGTTTCAATGATAATGGTTGGAAGACCGGCATGTGGCGGGATGTTCTTCACGAAATTAACGATTTCCTTGAAGTAAGGGTCGTTCTCGGAGAGGCGAACGATGATGCTATGTGCTGGTGGGACCGCGTATGTGTCCGGGTTTTTGGCGCCAGGGGCGAATCCAACGGTGCTGACGTTGCCACGACCAAATTCGACCGTTCCAGCGACACGAGAAATGAGGTCGACTTTGCCGTCCTTATTTTGAACGAAGAAGACCAGTTCGCCGCGAATTGAATCGAAATAAAGTCCCATCACGAAGTTAGTGCCACGGATCGCAGCGGTGCCGAGCGGAGATTCGACGAAGAATTCGGAGCCTGGGCGAAGCTTTTTGACGTGTCCGGAGACTTTACCGTAGCTCAGTTCAAGCAATGCTTGTGACTTGCTTGGGTCCGCTTGGAGTTGCTCGTAGCTTTTATTGCCGCTGAAGGCATCTTGCGTGAGCTCAGCGATTTTTAGGCTAGAGTCTGCTTCTACGACGAGTTCAGAACCGTTGGAGAAAACGAGGAGTGCGTTGCTCAATCCTGTGGTGGTGACGCTGTCGCCTTGCTTGAGGATTGTGCCGACTGTGAGCGGCGTTTCGACACCATCTTCGGCGTGGCTCGTGACCGTGCCTGTCACACTCAGCACTTTAGCGCTGGCGAGTTGGGCTGCATTAATTGTGAGGGCGCTTAAGCCGAAGAGGGCAAGCAGCACAAGATAGAAGCGGGTGTTTTTCATAATAAAGTAATGTGGAAACAGATGGTTTAACTACTGCAACCTATTTTTTATCGCGTTTTATTCAAGCTTTTTCCATGTGGAATTCTACGATGGCTACCTTGACTCACGTGTAACCATCATTTGAGCGCTTTTGTCGTGCATACGCACCGCCTCATGGGGCAGCTGTCAGAGGGTGTTCAGTCGTGTTGCCTTGCCTGAAGTCGTCGCCAAACTGTCCGCGTGTTTCCTCGTTTGTTTCTTCACTGGCCCAGAGGGCACTCAGTTCGACAAGCTCAGTCACCCCTTCGGGACCAAGTCGGCAGACCTCCCAGACCATCTACGCGCTACTCGCGCTCCGTCAGCTTTTCCACTTTTCAGCTTTCAGCATTTAAGTTTTTCAGCTTTGCTCCTGAAATGACTCTATTCCGTCCCTGTATCGATCTTCACGCTGGTAAGGTAAAACAAATCGTTGGCGGCACTTTAAGCGATGACGGTGCTGGCCTACAGACGAACTTTGAGAGCGATCGCCCAGCAGGCTATTATGGGCATCTCTATCAGAAGGATGCACTCGTAGGTGGGCACGTGATTAAGCTCGGGCCTGACAATGACGCCGCCGCTCGTGAAGCGTTGGCGGCATATCCGCGCGGTCTGCAAATTGGCGGCGGGATTCATCGCGAGAATGCTGCGAGTTGGCTGCAGGCGGGCGCGAGCCATGTGATCGTGACCTCGTGGCTATTTGATAAAGACGGCCATTTTCGGCCAGAGCGCTTAGATGCGCTGGTTGCTGAAGTGGGCAAGGAACGCTTGGTGCTCGACTTAAGTTGCCGTGCAGACGGGGATGGTTGGATCGTGGCCATGAATCGCTGGCAGACACCGACCGATCTGCTAGTAGATGCGGGGACGCTCAATGACCTGGCGTATTCGTGTGACGAATTTCTGATTCACGCCGCGGATGTTGAAGGCAAATGCGAAGGGATTGATACGCGATTAGTCGAGTTTCTCGGAGCGCATGCAACGATTCCGGTCACATATGCTGGAGGCGTGCACGCCTTTGAGGATTTGCAAAGCGTCCAGGATCTAAGTGCTGGTAAAGTCGATCTCACGATCGGCAGCGCACTCGACCTCTTCGGGGGTAACAAAGTGCGCTATGAAGACTGCGTTGCCTGGAATCGAGAGCACGCGAGTTGTTAGTTGAGTGTTGTTCGTTGAGTGTTGTTTGTTGTTGCTTGACCGAGATCCTTTTTAGTTGCGTCGCAGTAACCAGCCCTCAGCCCCTCAACCCCTCAACCCCTCAGCTCTCAGCTCTCAGCTCTCAGCTCTCTTTTAGAGTTGGCAAACACTGAAAGGCTAGACATTCCAGTCCATCTTCTTTGACGCACAGTGCTTTAAAGACTCCTAAAACTTTTTATCTTTCTTTATGGAACTTCTGGATGTTGGTTTCGCTATTCTCCTTATTAAAATCGTCATTTGCGTGATGCCTGGCGTGCTCGGTATTTTCTTTATTGCGAGTTCAGAGGAGACAAAGCGTGGTATGCGCAGCGCTCTATGTAATCAGTTGTTCGGAATCAGTAATGTGATTCCGTATCCTAAATTTGCCCGGTTTCTGTATATTTCCGGCACGATCTTGCTCTTTATTAGCATCACGTTGAGCTGGTTCCTCCTTTTACGGAGTTTCTTTGAGGGCTGAGGGCTGAGGGCTGAGAGGTGAGAGGAATACTGTGCGGAATTTAAAGAAAACGGCAGCACAAGCAGCCGATCCTACTTAACCACTCATCTGCGTTGTTCCGCTTTAACCATTGCGTGAGCTTTGCTCGTTACTCGACAGATTTTCAGTCAGTTCGCTTTGTTCAAAAAAACTTGAACAAAAAGTATTTGCCTGATCTTATCAACCCCTCAACCCCTCAACCCCTCAACCCCTCAACCCCTCAACCCCTTGCCTACAGATGTTACAGCCACCCCTGCCGCGCTCTCGCCGTGGGAGACTTCGACGATCGAAGTCTTTATCCGTGCGGCCAGTTTGATTGGGTTACCACGTTCGGTGGGTGAGATTTACGGCTTTCTGTTTTGCGCGCAATCGCCGCAGACCTTCGATGAATTGGCGGAGCGTCTAGGGATCAGCCGAGGTTCGGTCAGCCAAGGACTCAAATTCTTGCGTCAGTTGGGTGCGGTCAAGGTGCACTATGTGGCCGGCAGCCGGAAGGATCACTATCAGCCCGAGCTATCCATGAAGCGCTTGGTGCATGGCTTTGTGCGCGATCAATTTTCGCCGCATTTGGAATCTGGTGGCGAGCGCCTCGATGCGATCGATGCCCTCATCGAATCTGAGCCAGATCCAGCACTGCGAGCGCACGCCGCTCAGCGAATCAATACCTTACGCACCTGGCAGAGCCGCATGCAAAAGCTCATGCCCATCGTCATGGCCGCACTCGGCGGCGCCAGCTTCTTCAATCAACCCAAAGATGCTCCAGAAATTATCTGAAATGCTGAAACATGGAAACGCTGAAAACCTGAAATCTAGAAATACTGAAAACCTGTCTCCTGAGTTGCTTCGCTCAAACCGCTTATCACCACTCATCATACGTTTATAACAGACGCTTTTAATCAATATCCATCGTGCTCAGATAAGCGTCCCATCAGCGTAAATAAGCGGTTAGGACTACAGCGCCTGAGCAGCATGCCTAAGCCGCGAACCAAACCTCACTTCCAAGTTTCCCAAATCATAAGCATCTAATTTTTTCACCAGTAGCGCCAACCGCGTGAGACGAAGTCTTTTACGCGGTTCATCGCTCATAAACTTAAGCCTCATCCATCACCATTCACATTTATTGACGTTCATTAACGGTTAACACTTTTTCATCTACCACGTGGCGCACCGCGCTTTACCTGGCAGTCATCGCGGCCCTGCCGCTTCCATAGCCAAATGCATCAGCCATTAGCTATTATTCATCAGTCATCGCACCGAAGGTGCCATCAATTATTACGGCTCTGCCGTTTGCGAAAGTCTCGGAAAATTCCCGAACGACCAAGGGCGGAAGCGTCGCCGCTTGCGGCGATGAAATGAGGCTTAGAGGTTGCAGCTGCGCTGCGGTGAGAGGCGAGGGGATGATGGGGGAGGCAGGATAAGGCTAAGAGCCGTCAATTATGACAGGATTTAAGTCACTTGAAGTTTGGAAGTTAGCGAAGCAGCTCGCAGTCGATACCTATCAGTTTACTAGAGATGGGCAGATTAAAACAGACTTCGGTCTAGTGGATCAGATGCGTCGAGCTGCGGTGTCGATTGCCAGTAACATTGCAGAAGGGGATGAGCGGAATACAAATAAGGATACCATACGATTCTTCTATATTGCCAAAGCTTCAGCCGCAGAACTGTATACCCAGATTGAAATCGCCGAATCCATTTACGAATTAGACATGAATCAGAGTGCCAAGTTAAAAGCGACCTGCGATCAAATGGCTCGAATGCTCCGTGGCTTGATTAAAGCCAGGTCCTTAAATTAAAAAGACCCTCCCTCCTTAACCTCTAAGCCTCTAGCCTCTTAACCTCTTAACCTCTGAGCCTCTAGCCTCTAGCCTCTAACCTCTTAACCCCTTAACCTCTCACCGCGCCTTCGGCGCTCCAGCTTCGCTGGTATGCTCTTCCCTCTCCTATTTTTTATTCTTCTCGGATGCTTTGCCTCATGGCTTGTGATCCACTGCTTGCTTGCGGTTGGTTTCGGCCAAGGCGGGGATGGCGAAGTGCAGCATCACCACACGCACACAGGCGTCATCCCGCGCATCGGTGGGGTGGGCCTGATGGCGGGCTTTGGTCTGACCTATTTACTGTGCTTTTATCAGCTCAATCCCGATGATAATAAGACGATCCTGCACTTCGCGGTGGCGGGTGGGGCTTTTGGCGCATTTCTCTTAGGCTTTATCGATGATTTTCGCCCGCTCGGTGCGAAGGTGAAGCTGCTCGCTCAGATCCTGATCGGGGTAGCGGCCTATAAGTGTGGGCTATCGATTGATCGAGTGGGCATTCCATTCACCGATACGATGGTCAATCTCGGAGTCTTCGGGATGTTCCTGACGGTCGGCTGGTTCGTTGCGATCATGAACCTGATCAATTTGATCGACGGGCTCGATGGCCTGGCCGGCGGGGTCGGGCTGATGCTCATGGCCTTGCTGGTCTATTTGAGCATTCAGCGCGGGATTGCCTTTTCCTCGATTCTCTCACTTGGGATGATTGGAGCGATTCTGGGATTCCTCTTTCATAACTTTCCACCCGCCAAGTGCTATATGGGCGATTCCGGCGCTTACATGATCGGCTATGTCATTGCCGCGCTGTCCTTGTTGAATGCAGAAAAGGGTGCCGTGCTCGCTGCACTAATTGCACCTGCCTTGGCCTTAGCTTTACCGATTGTCGATGTGGCCTTTGCGCTCCTGCGACGTGCAATCAAGGGCCTGCCGCTGTTTCGTCCAGATCGCGGGCATATCCACCACCGCCTAATGCGGACGGGGCTATCGCGCCGCAATACCGTCCTGGTGCTGTATGTGGTTTCCCTGTTCGCGCTCGTTGGCGGGCTGCTGGCTTTTGCAGATCGTGGGCGCTACTTGCCGATCTTTTTGGGGTTCGCGTTTGTGGTGATTCTTTTTGCGCTACGTGGACAGAAGATCTCTGCAGCCAGTGTGCGTGTCTTGCTCACAGATTCATTACAATCGCGTCAGGATACCCGTAATGCGTTGTATTTGAAGAACTGGCTCGTCGTCGAAGCCGAGCGGGCGGACAGTGCCACGCATTTGTGGTCAGACTTTCGCTTTGTGCTGAAAAAAATGGGCTTCTGCCGAGCCGAGCTCAAGCTAGGCGAGGAGACACGCGATTTCTATGTGCCGCATACGCCACATGACGATTTGGAGCTGCTCTGGAAAGAGACACATCGCACCGCAGGCGAGATCCCAATGGAGCTCACCCTTTACGCCGAGAAAGATAACTTTTCCGAACACCAATTCACCCTCGCCACCGATATCGCCGCCGAGGCATTGGGCAGTGCCCGCACTAAGTGGAAAGATATCAACGGCAGCCCGATGGACTTCGACTCCGTCGCCAAAGAAGCGACCGACTATCGGAAGCAAAAAGCCCGGAATCTGTATCGCCCGACGTATT of Lentimonas sp. CC4 contains these proteins:
- a CDS encoding haloacid dehalogenase-like hydrolase, yielding MTKKNLHRQNSVACIWDFDKTLIPGYMQAPIFEAYGIDEDAFWKEVNQLPEIYAQRGSRVSHDTIYLNHLLSFVKNGCLKGLTNQRLRELGKELVFYPGLPDLFDQLKEVVQSRPEYRKHNITLEHYIISTGIAEMIRGSSIAPHVDGIFGCEFIEAPLPPNFSNQNELPLHMEFEISQIGAIVDNTIKTRFIFEINKGSNKNPQIDVNASMSRVDRRIPIDRMIYTADGPSDVPVFSVVKSNGGKAYAVFNPDSEAEFAQNDALLHAGRIHAYGPADYTENSTTAKWLRMHVRQICNNIVDECEESLSQNVGKAPRHLHDDDEPEVEKVKDAPQGELF
- the prfA gene encoding peptide chain release factor 1, producing MHKIPDIAPFRAKLANLDAQIAEPNFYSDQRRAAEVGREHQRVTSLIEKFEAFNAANKAIAENEAMIADKETDEEIREMAEEELVELRGQIETLENEVLRAMIPPDPTDSRNSVMEIRGGAGGDEANIFAGDLFRMYSRYAERRGWKVEVMSTSLADTGGYREIIFNMTGEDAYKYLKFESGVHRVQRVPVTETQGRIHTSTATVAVLPEAEEVDIEIRPQDLDIATMRASGAGGQHVNTTDSAVMMTHIPTGVTVYCADERSQIKNRAKALTVMRSRLLKAKEDEEHAKYAAERKGQIGTGDRSERIRTYNYPQGRLTDHRIGLSLSLPSVIDGDLGDVIDGLQNYDYDARIQNLLKSQEV
- the prmC gene encoding peptide chain release factor N(5)-glutamine methyltransferase; its protein translation is MSLLTIREIKERTEAFFKSKGVPNARLDTDTLIAHSLGMKRLELYLDLDRPLTEAQLVELRPLVKRRADREPLQYIVGTVDFCDMELKVDPRALIPRYETEELVELVCEALTETPNAILDLGTGSGALALAFANKYPEAAVDAVDFSAEALSLAKENVVAQGLDARVTLHEGSWLCPLGLGEERYDLIVSNPPYLTEEEMTTAEPEVVAHEPHGALVSGADGLDDLRLIFKDAAAHLKPGGLLALETGIAQTETLNALCEAAGLKGESLEDLSGRPRFYFARKG
- a CDS encoding FecR domain-containing protein — encoded protein: MKNTRFYLVLLALFGLSALTINAAQLASAKVLSVTGTVTSHAEDGVETPLTVGTILKQGDSVTTTGLSNALLVFSNGSELVVEADSSLKIAELTQDAFSGNKSYEQLQADPSKSQALLELSYGKVSGHVKKLRPGSEFFVESPLGTAAIRGTNFVMGLYFDSIRGELVFFVQNKDGKVDLISRVAGTVEFGRGNVSTVGFAPGAKNPDTYAVPPAHSIIVRLSENDPYFKEIVNFVKNIPPHAGLPTIIIETDTDPDAEDVELISPEG
- the hisA gene encoding phosphoribosylformimino-5-aminoimidazole carboxamide ribotide isomerase, producing MTLFRPCIDLHAGKVKQIVGGTLSDDGAGLQTNFESDRPAGYYGHLYQKDALVGGHVIKLGPDNDAAAREALAAYPRGLQIGGGIHRENAASWLQAGASHVIVTSWLFDKDGHFRPERLDALVAEVGKERLVLDLSCRADGDGWIVAMNRWQTPTDLLVDAGTLNDLAYSCDEFLIHAADVEGKCEGIDTRLVEFLGAHATIPVTYAGGVHAFEDLQSVQDLSAGKVDLTIGSALDLFGGNKVRYEDCVAWNREHASC
- a CDS encoding ArsR family transcriptional regulator, with amino-acid sequence MPTDVTATPAALSPWETSTIEVFIRAASLIGLPRSVGEIYGFLFCAQSPQTFDELAERLGISRGSVSQGLKFLRQLGAVKVHYVAGSRKDHYQPELSMKRLVHGFVRDQFSPHLESGGERLDAIDALIESEPDPALRAHAAQRINTLRTWQSRMQKLMPIVMAALGGASFFNQPKDAPEII
- a CDS encoding four helix bundle protein — encoded protein: MTGFKSLEVWKLAKQLAVDTYQFTRDGQIKTDFGLVDQMRRAAVSIASNIAEGDERNTNKDTIRFFYIAKASAAELYTQIEIAESIYELDMNQSAKLKATCDQMARMLRGLIKARSLN
- a CDS encoding MraY family glycosyltransferase, which codes for MLFPLLFFILLGCFASWLVIHCLLAVGFGQGGDGEVQHHHTHTGVIPRIGGVGLMAGFGLTYLLCFYQLNPDDNKTILHFAVAGGAFGAFLLGFIDDFRPLGAKVKLLAQILIGVAAYKCGLSIDRVGIPFTDTMVNLGVFGMFLTVGWFVAIMNLINLIDGLDGLAGGVGLMLMALLVYLSIQRGIAFSSILSLGMIGAILGFLFHNFPPAKCYMGDSGAYMIGYVIAALSLLNAEKGAVLAALIAPALALALPIVDVAFALLRRAIKGLPLFRPDRGHIHHRLMRTGLSRRNTVLVLYVVSLFALVGGLLAFADRGRYLPIFLGFAFVVILFALRGQKISAASVRVLLTDSLQSRQDTRNALYLKNWLVVEAERADSATHLWSDFRFVLKKMGFCRAELKLGEETRDFYVPHTPHDDLELLWKETHRTAGEIPMELTLYAEKDNFSEHQFTLATDIAAEALGSARTKWKDINGSPMDFDSVAKEATDYRKQKARNLYRPTY